GGGCAAGGTAGCCCTTAGGAGAGGCTCGGCCTTGGGCAGGACCTTTTCCGTCATGCGGGTGGGGAAAAACCCAGGGGCCAGGGCGTTCACCCGGATGCCCCACCGCCCCCATTTCACCGCCAGGTCCCGGGTAAGGGCTACAAGCCCACCCTTGGAGGCAGAGTAGCCCACGGCGTCCAGGACCTCGGGGTACTCCCCCTTAAGGCCGGCCACGGAGGCGATGTGGATGATCTTGCCGTAGCCCCTTTCCTTCATGCGCTTGGCGGCGGCGCGGCTCGCCAAAAAGGCCCCCACCAGGTTCACCTCCAGGACCTCCCGCACCTTTTCCACGGGCATCTCCAGGGAGGGCGCACCCCAGCTGATGCCGGCGGCGTTCACCAAGACCGTGAGGGGGCCGAGCTCCCGTTCCACCTGGTCGCAAAGCTCCTCCAGGCGGGCCTCGTCCCGCACGTCCCCTTCCAGGTAGAGGGCATCCTCCCCCAGGTGCTTGCGGGCCTCTTCAAAGAAGCTTGCCCGCCGGGCCATCACCGCCACCTTGGCCCCCGCCTCCTTGAGGGCCAGGGCCGCCTCGAGGCCAAGCCCCCGGGAGCCCCCCGTCACCAAGGCCGCCTTGCCATCCAAGCGAAATTGCTCCAAAAACATCAGACACCCCCGTAGTAGTCCTTGTACCGCTCCCTAAGGGCCCGCTTCAGGAACTTGCCGGCGCTCGTCCTAGGAATCTCCTCCACGAACACGTAGGCGTCGGGAAGCTGCCACTTGGCAAAGCCCGCCTGGAGGAGGTGGGCGCCAAGCTCCTCAGGGGTTGGCGCCTCGCCCCTCGGCACCACCACCGCCAGGGGCCTCTCCTGCCACTTGGGGTGGGGGATGGCCACCACCGCCGCCTCCTTCACCTTGGGGTGGCCCATGAGGGCGTTTTCCAAGTCCACGCTGGAGATCCACTCCCCGCCCGACTTGATGAGGTCCTTGAGCCGGTCCTTGATCTCCACGTAGCCCTCCTCGTCCCACACGGCCATGTCCCCCGTGCGGAACCACCCGTCGGCGGTGAGGGCCCTTTGGCTCGCCTCCTCGTTTTGGTAGTAGCCCCGGGTAATCCAAGGGCCCCTGAGCTGGATCTCCCCCATGCGCTTCCCGTCCCGGGGCACGGGGCGGCCCTCCTCGTCCGCCACCCGTAGGCGCACCAGGGGGATGGGGAGGCCGGTCTTGGCCTTGAGGGTGAGCTTCTCCTCTTCCGGGAGGCCCTCCAGGTGGCTCTTGATGAAGTTCTGCACCACCACCGGGGAGGTTTCCGTGAGGCCGTAGCCCTGGCGCACCTCTATCCCCATCCTCTCAAAGCGGGCGATGAGGCTTTTGGGGGCGGCGCTACCCCCCACCACCAACCGCCTCAGGGTCCGCAGGCGGTGGCCGGTGCTTTCCAGGTGGTCCGCCAAGGCGAGCCACACCGTGGGCACCCCGGCGGTGAAGGTGACCCCCTCCCCGTCAAAGAGCTCCACCAAGGAGGTGGGATCTAGGCGGGGCCCCGGCAGGACCTGTTTGGCCCCCACCAGGGTGGCGGCGTAAGGGAGGCACCAGGCGTTCACGTGGAACATGGGCACCACGGGAAGGACCACGTCCCTTTCCGAAAGGGCCGTGCCGTCAAAGAGGCTGGCCGCCAAGGAGTGGAGGACCAGGGCCCGGTGGCTGTACACCACCCCCTTGGGTAGGCCGGTGGTCCCCGTGGTGTAGGCCATGCCGCAGGCAGCCCGCTCGGGGACCCGGTGGGGCTCCGCCTCCTCTCCCAAAATCTCCTCGTAGGCCAGGTACCCCTCGGGGGCCTTCTCGTCCATGACCACGAAGTGGCGCACGGTCTTCAGTTCCGGGCGGAGGGCCTCCACCAGGGAAAGGAGGTTCGGGTCAAAGAGGAGGACCTTGTCCTCGGCGTGGTTCAGGATGTAGGCGATCTCCTTGGGGCTCAGGCGGGGGTTGGCGGTGTGGAGCACGGCCCCCATGCCGGGCACGGCGAAGTAGGCCTCGAGGTGGCGGAAGTGGTTGAAGCCCAACGTGGCCACCCGGTCCCCCTCCCCTACCCCGAGGGCCCTAAGCCCCCTCATGAGCCGCTTCGCCCGCCGGTAAACCTCGGCGTAGGTGGTGCGGTGGATCTCCCCGGTGTGGAGGCGGGAGACCACCTCTTTCCTCCCGAAAAGCGCCGCTGCCCTCTCCAGGAAGTCCCAAAGGTTCAGCTCCTCGTCCATCATGGTGCTTGGGAACATGGCTTCCCCCTTTCGTTTAGACCCAGTATAGCCCTAGGCTACCCGGTAGAAGACCCCCTTGGCGAAGGCCACCCGCTTCCCCTCCCAAAGGACCTCCCCGGCGGCGTGGAGGAGGTGCCGGCCGGGGTGGACCACCCACCCCCGGGCGAGGAGCACCCCCTCCCGTACAGGGCGTAGGTAGCTCACGGAAAGCTCGGCCGTGACCACCTTGACCCCTAAGCTTTCCACCGCCTGGCCCAGGGCGCTATCCAACAGGGCGGCGAGGATGCCGCCATGCACGAGGCCTTGGCCCTGCAGGAACTCTTCCCGCACCTGTAGGCGAAGCTCCGCCTCGCCCTTTTCCTTCCTCAGGACCTCCGCCTGGAACCACCGGGCAAAGGGGCTCAAGCGGGCCTCCGCCGCACCAGGGTGACGAACTCCCCTTCCTGCACCACCTCGCCCCGCTGGTTGTAGACCTTGACCCTCTGCACCAGGATGCCCCGGTCCGGCTTGCTGGTTTCCCGCTTCTCCACGATTTCGCTTTCCCCCCGCACCGTGTCCCCGATGAAGACAGGCTTCAGGAAGCGGTAGTTCCGGATCTCCATCCAGGCGATGATGGTGCCCTCAAAGTGGCCCGCCCGTTGCCGAAGCCCCGTGAGCATGGAAAGCACCAAAAGCCCGTGGGCGATGCGCTGGCCAAAGGGGGTTTCCTTGGCGAACTCGGCGTCGGTGTGGATGGGGTTATAGTCCCCGGAAACCCCGGCGAAGTTCACCACGTCCGCCTCCGTCACCGTGCGGGCCGGGGTGGAAAACCTTTGGCCGACCTCAAAGTCCTCAAAGTACATGGGCATCTCCCATCACCTCCTCTGCGCAAGCGAAAGGTAAGCCCCGGGGCCCACGATGGAGCGGCCCCCGTCCACGTAAAGGGCCTGGCCGGTGATATAGCTCGCCTCATCGGAGAGGAGGAAGAGGGCCGCCTGGGCCACCTCCTCGGGGCGGCCTTCCCGGCCAAGGGGGGTGGCCTCCACCTCTCGCCGCCATGCCCATTCGGGCAACCCCGTGGTCATCCGGGTGGCGATGAGGCCCGGGACGAGGACGTTAACCCGGATGCCCTTGCGGGCAAGCTCCAAGGCCAAGGTGCGGGCGAGGCCTACCACGGCCATTTTGCTCGCGGCGTAGTGGGCAAGGCCCAGGGCACCCAAGGCGGCCACGGAGCTGGTGAGGACGAGGCTTCCCCCCTCCATGGCCTCCCCCGCTTTTCGGGCCACCAGGAAACTTCCCGTGAGGTTCACCCGGAGCACCCGTTCCCACTCCGCCAAGGGGAGCTTCCAAGAGAGGCCGCTATGGGCTATCCCCGCGAAGTGGGCCACCCCGTGGAGCGTCCCGAACTCCTCCAAGGCCTCCCGGAAGGCCTCCTCCACCCCTTCGGGGACGCTTACATCGGCCACCACGGCCACCGCCTCCCCTTCCAGGGGAGCCACGGCCTCGGCCAAGGCCTCCTCCTCCACATCCACCGCCACGAGCCTAGCCCCTTCCCGGGCAAAGAGCTCCAAGGCCGCCCGGCCGATGCCATGGGCCGCTCCGGTCACGAGCACGGTTTTGTCCGAGAGCCTCCCCATCAGCGCAGGCTGGCGTAAACGGCGTTCCGGAAAAGCCCGGCGTAATAGGTGCGCCCCCCGGGGTTCTGCATCATGAAAACGCCGATGAGGCGTTCCTTGGGGTCCACGAAGAAGTAGGTGCCAAAAAGCCCCGCCCAGTAATAATCCCCCTTGGAGCCGGGCAAGGGGCTTCCCCCGTCCTCGAGGCGCACCGCCACCCCCAGGCCGAAGCCGTACCCGAAGCCGGGGAGGTAAGGGGCCCCCCGTTGTAGGGAGGGAAGGTAGAGGGGACCCAGGTGGTCCTGGGTGAGGAGCTCCACCCCCTTGCGGGAGAGGATGCGCCGTCCCCCAAACTCCCCGCCGTTCAACAGGGCCTGCAGAAAGCGGTGGTAGTCCTGGGCTGTGGCCACGGCGCCTGCCCCGCCGGAATAGCGCTTGGGCGCCTCCCGCACGTTCAGGGGAAGGGGGGTAGGGGTTCCCGTGAAGGGATCCCGCTCGGGAGGTTCCGCAACACGGCCCCACTTTTCCGGGGGCACCTGGAAGCCGCTATCCACCATGCCCAAGGGCCGGAAGATCCTTTCCTCCATGAGTTCGGCGAGGCTCTTGCCCGTGACCCTTTCCAGGAGGTGGCCGAGAAGGTCCGTGGAGTTGCCGTACTCCCAGAGGGTGCCAGGCTGGAACTGGAGGGGAAGGCGGGCGAGCTTGGCCAAAAACTCCTCCCGGGTCTGGTCCAGGGCGTCGGCGTTTACCTTGCGGTACTCCTGCTTCACCAGGGAGTCAAAGAAGATGCCGTAGGTGATGCCCGAGGTGTGGCGCAGGAGGTCGTAGAGGGTGATGGGCCTTTGGGACGGCGCAAGCTCCAGCACCGGCCTTCCTTCGGGGCCTGCCCGCTCCACCCCCACCCGTATCTCCCGGAACTCGGGGAGGTAGAGGGCAAGGGGGTCCGTGAGGAAAAGCCGCCCCTCCTCCACGAGCTGTAGGGCGAGAACCGAGGTCAAGGGCTTCGTCATGGAGTAGATGCGGAAGATGGCCTCCTTGGCCATGGGGGTCCGCGCCTTGGGGTCCAGGTAGCCCACCGCCTCGTGGAAGACCACCTGGCCGTTCCGTGCCACCAGGACCACCGCGCCGGGGAGCCGGCCCTGGGCTACCTCCGCCTCGAGGCGGGCCTTGAAGGCCTGGAGCACCCCGAGGTCCACCCCCTCCCGCACCTGGGCCAAGGCCAGGCCCAGGAGGGCCATGCCTAGCGCCAAAAGCCGCCAAAGCCGCATACCACCCTCACCTCCCTGGGTCAAAAGCCTTCGTTCCCGTGAGGTGCGCCCCAATGATGAGCTTCTGCACCTCGCTTGTCCCCTCGTAGAGGGTCAGGATGCGGGCGTCCCGGTAGAGCCTGGCCACCTCGTACTCCTCAAAGAAGCCGTAGCCGCCGTGGACCTGGATGGCCCGGTAGGCCACCCGGTTGGCGGCCTCGGAGGCGTAGAGCTTGGCGAGGCTGGCCTCTAGGGTGTAGGGCTCCCCCTTGACCTTTTTCCAGGCCGCCTGGTAGGTGAGGAGCCTCGAGGCCTCCAGATCCAGCTTCATCTCCGCCAGGTGCTCCTGGACCAGTTGGAAACCGGCGATGGGCCGGCCAAACTGCCGCCTCTCCTTCACATAGGCAAGGGAAAGCGCCAACGCCCGCCCCATGAGCCCCACCGCCCCCGCCGCCAAGGAGATGCGGCCCGTGTCCAAGGTGGAAAGGGCGATCCTAAAGCCCTCCCCTTCCTGGCCCAACACCCGCTCCTTGGGCACCCGCACCCCGTCCAGGAAGACCATGCCCGTGTCCGCCGCCCTCAGGCCGAGCTTCCCCTTCAAGGGGCTCGTGCGCACCCCATCCTGCCGCTCCACCAGGAAGCAGGTGATGCCCTTGGCCCCCTTGTCGGGGTCCGTCTTGGCGAAGATGAGGAAGACCTCGGCCACGTTGCCGTGGGAGATAAAGGTCTTCTGGCCTTCCAAGATGTAATGGTCGCCGTCCCTATAGGCCCGGGTGCGGAGGCTTGCGGCATCCGACCCCGCCTCGGGCTCGGTAAGGCCGAAGGCGCCAAGGACCTCTCCTCGGGCGAGGAGGGGTACATACCGCTTCTTTTGCGTCTCCGTGCCGTAGGTGAGGAGAGGGGTGAGGACCAGGCTCTGCTGCACGGAGAGGATGGAGCGCAAGGAGGCGTAGCCTCCCATCTCCTCCAAAAGGGCAAGGTAGGCGAAGAAGTCCAGCCCCGCCCCGCCCAGGTCCTCGGGGACGAAAACGCCTAGGAAGCCCAGCTCCCCCATACGCCGCACCAAGGGCCAGGGGAAGGCCTCCTTCTCCTCGTACTCCCTCAGGGCCGGGGCCGCCTCCTCCAGGAAGCGGCGGGCCAAGGCCCTAAGCTCCTTGTGCTCGGGTACTTCCATCCTCTAACCCCCTAAGGATCAGGTCGTGATAGGCGCGGGCCACCTCCACCGCCCGCATGGGCCCTCCCGGGCGGAACCAGCGGATCATCCAGTTGAGGAGGGAGAGCACCGCCCGGCCCGTCAGGGCCACGTCCACGGGGCGGAAGACGCCCGCTTCCACGCCCCGCCGAAGGATGGCCCTAAGGTTCGCCTCGTGCCGGTCCCGAAGCCGGTTGGTGAGGGCCCGGTTTTCCGGGGAGAGGCTTTTTATGCCCTGGAGCATGGTGACGAAGAAGGGGTAGTTCTCCTCAAAGTAGCGGGCATGGGCCTCCATGAAGCGGAGAAGCGCCTCTTTCGGGTCCGGGTGGGCCAGGGCCTCCTCCCCGGCCCGCACCAGGCCCTCCAGGGCCTGGAGGCTGATGGCCAAAAGGATCTCCTCCTTGCTCCGGAAGTGGTGGTAGAGGGCCGCTTTGGAAAGGCCCAGGGCTTGGGCGACGTCCTGGACGCTCGTGGCCTCGTAACCCTTCTCGGTGAAGAGTTTGGCGGCCTCCTCGAGGATGCGCACTTTCGTGGTGGTCACCATAGGTCACCGACCGGTCGGTAAGTTCCACGATAGCCTTATCCCTTCGCTTTTGTCAAGCTTGACCCAAAGGGTGCTAGACCACCTGCGGGAAGTTCTGCAAGGTGCCGGCCATGGGCCCCGGCGGTGCGGGCGTGGGTCGGAGGGGGTGGGCCCTATCCCCGTTGCGGGTGTTCCCCCCGCCTCTGGGGTGTACCCCGGACAAGCCCGGGTGGACTTGACAGGGGCGGAGGGGGCAGATTAGCATGATAACCAACCGGTCGGTAAGTTCGGGCGCGCTTTCCATGCGGGCCAGGGTCTACACCTAGCAGGCTTACTTAGGCGCGCCCCACCGGTGGAAGGGAGGGAGGCTGATGGGGCGTAGCTGGACCAAGACAAGCCTCTTGGTGTTGCTGGCCACCCTGGGGGGGTCCGCCTTCGCCCAGGTCATTCGCGTGGGCGTGGTGGGCCCTATGGCGTTCGTTCAAGGGGAGCACACGTGGTACGGGGCCACCCTAGCGGCGGAGGAGATCAACCGGGAAGGCGGGGTGGTGGTGGGCGGCCGGGCGTTCCGAATTGAGCTCGTTCGCGTGGACACCAACGAGATCACCAGCGTGACGGATGCTGCCACCGCCGTGGAACGGGCCATCACGGCCCAAAGGGTGGACTTCCTCATCGGGGGCTTTCGCAGCGAAGCTGTCCTGGCCATGACCGAGGTAGCGGCGGACTACAAGAAGCCTTTCCTCATCACGGGTGCCGCCCTAGACGGCATCCTCGCTGGCCGGGTGGATCGCAACTACGAGCGCTTCAAGTACCTTTTCCGCGTGAGCCCCAACAAATCCAGCGACCTGGCACGCACCTCCCTGCTCCTCTTAGGAGAGGTGGTGCAGGCGATGCGCCAACAGCTCAACCTGCCCAAGCCCAAGGTGGCCATCCTGGCCGAACGGGCCGCCTGGGCCGATCCCCTGGTGGAAACGGCAAGCCGCCTCATCGCCGCCCCACCCCCCCAAGGGTACGGGGCCGAGGTGGTGGGGGTCTGGCGGCCCTCGGCCACGGCCACGGACGTCACGCCTGAGCTCACCGCCATCCAGCGGGCCCAAGCCCAGGTGATCTACACGGTCCTCTCGGGGCCCGTAGGGGTACCTTTTGGCCGGGACTGGGGTAGGCTCAAGATCCCCGCCGCCCCCGTGGGAATCAATGTGGAAGCCCAGCAGGAAACGTGGCTCCAGGCCACAGACGGACTGGGGGCTTATGTGGCCACGCTGAACACCCTGGCCCCGGGCGTGGCCATAACGCCCAAGACCCTTCCCTTCATCAGCAACTTCCAGAGCCGTTTCAAGCGCTTCCCCATCTACACGGCCAGCGGGGCCTACGTGGCCCTCCACCTCCTGAAGGAGGCCATCCTCCGGGCGGGGAGCCTGGAAGCCGAGGCGGTGGTCAAGGCCCTCGAGGCCACGGACCACGTGGGCCCCTCGGGCAGGATTGTCTTTGACAAGGTGCATGACGTCACCTGGGGCCCTGGGTACACCACGGGCCTGGGCGTCCAGTGGGTGGGGAACCGGATGCAGGCCTTCTGGCCCCGGGCTTGGCGCGCGGGGGACCGGGTGGTGGGGTATGCGGGCGTGCGGCCCTACCAGCTCCCTCCCTGGGTGGTGGAGGCCTGGAGGCGGTAGATGCTCGCCGCCATCTTGGTCAACGGGCTGGTCCTAAGCGGGATCTACGGCATGTTGGCCCTGGGATTCGCCCTCACCTACGGGGTGGCCCGCATCCTCAACCTAGCCCATACGGCCTTTTACATGGCCGCCTCTTATGCCCTCTTATTCCTCCTGGGATACACGGGCTTCCTCCCCGCCGCCTTCCTCGCCGCCCTTTTGGTCCTGGGCCTTGCCCTCCTCGCCTACAGGTTTTTCCTTGAGCCTTTGCGGGAACACGAGGCCACCATCCTCATCGTTACCATCGCCATAGCCCTCCTCCTCCAAGAGGTTCTCCTCCTCCTTTTCGGGGGGCACTTCCGTTCCGTGCCAGCCCTCCTGCCCGGCTTCGTGGAGATCCTGGGGGTCCGGGTGGCGCAGCAGGCGCTCCTCGCCCTGGCGTTCGCCGCTCTCGTCCTCCTTTTGGCCTGGGCCTTCCTCAAAGGGAGCCGCGTTGGGCTTGCCATCCGGGCCGCCGCCCAGGATATGGAGGCGGCGGAACTGGTGGGGGTAAGCCTCTCCCGGGCTGGGTACTGGGCCGTGGGCCTGGGGGCCCTCTTGGCCACTCTGGCGGGCCTTGCCGTGGCCCCCATGGCCACCTTGGAGCCCCACATGTGGACCGCTCCCCTCCTGGTGGTGCTGGCGGCGGTGGTCCTGGGGGGCCTGGGAAGCCTTCTAGGAGCCCTCTTGGGAGCCTTGATTCTGGCTTTCGCCGAGGTGGTGGTGGTGAACCTGGTGCCTGGGGGCGCCTTCCTGCGCACCGCCGTGGCCCTTTTGGTGCTGGTTCTGGTACTGGTGTTCAAACCCGAGGGCCTTTTCGGCGCATCCTTTGCGGAGGAGCGATGACCAGTCCCCTGCGCATCTGGTCCGTCCCGTGGCTCCTACGTTTCCTTAGGTACGAGGTCTTCGCCCTGCCGAGCCGGGTTATCGCTCTGCTTTTCATCCTCTTCCTCCTCCTCTTCCCCCTTTTCTCGCAAGACCCTTACCTCCTGCGCATCCTCACCCTGTCCGGCCTTTTCGCCCTCTATGCGGCGAGCTGGGACCTCCTCTCGGGCTACACCGGCCAGGTGAGCCTGGGCCACGCCTTCTTCTTTGGCATCTCGGGGTACACCTCCGCCCTGCTGGGCCGGGAACTCGGTCTAGCCCCTTGGGCCACCATTCCCTTGGGGGCCACGTTGGCTACCCTTGCGGGCCTTCTCGTGGGCTTACCCTCCCTTCGGGTAAAGGGACCCTACCTCTCCCTGATCACCCTGGCCTTTCCCATCCTGGCGCTCGGGTTCATCTTCCTCTTTCCGGACTTCACGGGAGGGGAGCTGGGGCTTTCGGGGCTTCCCCGCCTTGGCCAGAGCCGCCTAGAGGAGTACTACCTGGTCACCCTCACCATGCTTGTTTCCGTCTACATTCTCTGGAGGATAGCCAACTCCCGGGTGGGCCTCGTCTTCCACGCCCTAAGGGAGGATGAAGCCGCGGTGCGCATGGTAGGGGTGAACACCGTGGCCTACAAGCTCCTGGCCTTTGCCGTAAGCGCCTTCTTCGCCGGACTGGCAGGAGGGCTTTACGCCCACTACCTGCGGGTGGCGGGCCCGGATAGCCTGTCGCTTTTTAACTCCATTCAGCCCGTTATCTGGACGGTTTTTGGCGGTATCGCCACCATCTACGGCCCCGTGGCGGGCACCTTCCTCCTTGTGCCCCTTCTGGAGGTGTTGCGGGTGGCCGAGGAGTGGCGCATGGTGGGGTTTGCCGTCCTCATCCTCCTGGTCATGCGCTTCCTGCCCCAGGGGGTGGTGCGGGGGGTGCTGGACCGCCTCGAGGAGGAGTGCCCCCGGTGCAAGGTCCGCAACCCCTTCACCCGAAGGCGGTGCCGCGTTTGTGGCGTGGAGATGCGCTTGGAGGTGCGGGCATGACGGAGGTCTATTGGGAACGCCCTTGGCTTCGCTTCTACCCTCCCACCACGCCCAAAGAAGTTCCCCTTCCCGTAGGGAGCGTCAGCCAGCAGGTGGAGGAGGCCTTCCTGCGCTTCGGCGGGAAGACCGCCTTGGTCTACTACGGGCGCACCTACCGCTACGCCGACCTCCACGAGGCCATACGCCGCTTTGCCGGAGGGCTTAAGGGCCTAGGCCTTAGGCCGGGAGACCGGGTGGGCCTTTACCTGGCCAACAGTCCCCAGTTCGCCGTGGCCTACCTGGGCATCCTTTGGGCGGGGGGTGTGGTGGTGCCGGTAAGCCCCCTTTATACCTCCCACGAGCTCCGGCACCAGCTTTTAGACTCAGGCGCCCGCTTCCTCGTGGTCCAGGACGCCCTTCTGGAAAACGCCGAGCGGGCAGGGGTGGAGCTGGAGGGGAAGGTGGTGGTTTCCCTTTGGGAGGCCCTGCCCTCCTGGCAGAGGCTCCTGGTACGCCGCCTCCCCGTGCCCCGGGGCCCTGGAGTCTATACCTTCTCCGACCTCCTGCGGGCAAACCCCCTTCCTGCCCCAGAACCCCGACAGGGCGAGGACCTGGCCGCCCTCCCCTACACCGGGGGCACCACGGGTCTGCCCAAGGGGGTGCGGATTACCCACCACAACCTTCTCGCCGCCCACCGGATGATCCAGAGCTTCAACCCCTTCGGCCCAGGGAGCACCCTCCTAGCCTTTCTGCCCTTCTACCACATCTACGGCCAGGTGGTCCTCCTCCTTGGGGGGCTCCTTTCCGGGGCCCGGCTTTTGGTCTTTTCCACGCCCGACCCCGACTGGATCCTGGAGGCCATGGTGCGCTACCGGGCCACCCACTTCTTCGGCGTCCCTTCCCTGTACGAGCTCCTCCGGGACCACCCCAGGACCCACTGGGTGGATTGGAAGCGCCTCGAGGTGGTCCTAAGCGGGGCCGACACGCTGCACGAGGCCACGGCGGAGGCCTTTTTCCAGCGCACCGGCCGGGAGGTCGCCGAAGGCTACGGGATGACGGAAACCTCCGCCGCAAGCCACGTCAACCCCAGGGAACGGGTCAAGCGAGGGTCCTTTGGCATCCCCTTGCCCTGCGTCCAGGCCCTGGTGGTGGACCCCGACACCCTCGAGCCCGTCCCCGTGGGGGAGGTGGGGGAGCTTGCCCTTGCCGGCCCCAACGTCACCCAGGGTTACTGGCAACGGGAAGAGGAGAACGCCAAAAGCTTCTTCAGGGAACGCGGACTCCGCTTCTTCCGCACGGGAGACCTGGTGCGCATGGACGAGGAGGGGTACTTCCACTTCTACGACCGGGCCAAGGACATGATCAAGTACAAGGGCCGGCCCGTCTTCCCTCGGGAGATTGAAGAGGCTTTGCGGGCCCACCCCTTGGTAAAGGCGGCGGGAGTGATCGGGGTGCCGGACCCCAAGGTGGGGGCTTACCCCAAGGCCTACGTGGTCCTGGAACCCGAGGCTCGGGGCAAGGTGACGGAGGAGGACCTGCTCAGCTTCCTGAGGGAGCGCCTTGCCCCCTACAAGCTTCCCCGAGAGATAGAGTTCCGCGGGGAGCTTCCCAAAACCGACGTGGGCAAGGTCTCCCGCCGGGAGCTTAGGGAGGAGGTGGAGGGTGGCGCTCTTGGAGGCTAGGGGGATCACCAAGCGGTTCGGGGGGCTCCTGGCCCTAAACAGCGTGGACCTCCGGGTGGGCGAGCGGGAGATCCTGGGGCTCATTGGCCCCAACGGGGCTGGCAAGACCACCCTCCTGCGGGTCCTCCTCGGCATCCACCGGCCCGACGGGGGGCGGGTCTTCTTCAAGGGGAGGGACATCACCCCCTTGCCCACATGGGAGCGGGTGCGCCTGGGGCTTGCCGCCACCTTCCAGAACCCCAGGCCTTTGAGGCGGCTTCCGGTCCTGGCCAACGTGCTGGTGGCAGCCTACGGACCCCGGGGAGGGCGTAAGGGGGACTGGGTGAAGCGAGCGGAGGCCCGCGCCCTGGACGCCCTGGAGTTTGTGGGCATCGCCGACAAGGCAAAGGAGCCCGCCTCCGTCCTCTCGCAAGGGGAGCTGAAGCGCCTGGAAATCGCCCGGGCTTTGGCCACGGAGCCTGAGCTTTTGATCCTGGACGAGCCCTTTGCCGGCCTTACCCCTGTGGAAACGGAGCTTTTGGCCAAATCCTTGGCCCGCTTGCGCAAGGGAGGGCGGTTTGGCCGGCTTCACAGCGAGGGGTGCGCCATGGTCATCATTGAGCACAAGCTCTCCGAGCTCTTCAAAATCGCCGACCGGGTGGTGGTCTTGAACTTCGGCGAGGTCCTGGCCGAGGGCACCCCAA
The genomic region above belongs to Thermus antranikianii DSM 12462 and contains:
- a CDS encoding TetR/AcrR family transcriptional regulator; the protein is MVTTTKVRILEEAAKLFTEKGYEATSVQDVAQALGLSKAALYHHFRSKEEILLAISLQALEGLVRAGEEALAHPDPKEALLRFMEAHARYFEENYPFFVTMLQGIKSLSPENRALTNRLRDRHEANLRAILRRGVEAGVFRPVDVALTGRAVLSLLNWMIRWFRPGGPMRAVEVARAYHDLILRGLEDGSTRAQGA
- a CDS encoding SDR family oxidoreductase — protein: MFLEQFRLDGKAALVTGGSRGLGLEAALALKEAGAKVAVMARRASFFEEARKHLGEDALYLEGDVRDEARLEELCDQVERELGPLTVLVNAAGISWGAPSLEMPVEKVREVLEVNLVGAFLASRAAAKRMKERGYGKIIHIASVAGLKGEYPEVLDAVGYSASKGGLVALTRDLAVKWGRWGIRVNALAPGFFPTRMTEKVLPKAEPLLRATLPLGRAGRPGELGGAVLFLASPASDYITGVVLPVDGGATAL
- a CDS encoding acyl-CoA dehydrogenase family protein encodes the protein MEVPEHKELRALARRFLEEAAPALREYEEKEAFPWPLVRRMGELGFLGVFVPEDLGGAGLDFFAYLALLEEMGGYASLRSILSVQQSLVLTPLLTYGTETQKKRYVPLLARGEVLGAFGLTEPEAGSDAASLRTRAYRDGDHYILEGQKTFISHGNVAEVFLIFAKTDPDKGAKGITCFLVERQDGVRTSPLKGKLGLRAADTGMVFLDGVRVPKERVLGQEGEGFRIALSTLDTGRISLAAGAVGLMGRALALSLAYVKERRQFGRPIAGFQLVQEHLAEMKLDLEASRLLTYQAAWKKVKGEPYTLEASLAKLYASEAANRVAYRAIQVHGGYGFFEEYEVARLYRDARILTLYEGTSEVQKLIIGAHLTGTKAFDPGR
- a CDS encoding PaaI family thioesterase codes for the protein MSPFARWFQAEVLRKEKGEAELRLQVREEFLQGQGLVHGGILAALLDSALGQAVESLGVKVVTAELSVSYLRPVREGVLLARGWVVHPGRHLLHAAGEVLWEGKRVAFAKGVFYRVA
- a CDS encoding MaoC/PaaZ C-terminal domain-containing protein → MPMYFEDFEVGQRFSTPARTVTEADVVNFAGVSGDYNPIHTDAEFAKETPFGQRIAHGLLVLSMLTGLRQRAGHFEGTIIAWMEIRNYRFLKPVFIGDTVRGESEIVEKRETSKPDRGILVQRVKVYNQRGEVVQEGEFVTLVRRRPA
- a CDS encoding SDR family NAD(P)-dependent oxidoreductase — translated: MGRLSDKTVLVTGAAHGIGRAALELFAREGARLVAVDVEEEALAEAVAPLEGEAVAVVADVSVPEGVEEAFREALEEFGTLHGVAHFAGIAHSGLSWKLPLAEWERVLRVNLTGSFLVARKAGEAMEGGSLVLTSSVAALGALGLAHYAASKMAVVGLARTLALELARKGIRVNVLVPGLIATRMTTGLPEWAWRREVEATPLGREGRPEEVAQAALFLLSDEASYITGQALYVDGGRSIVGPGAYLSLAQRR
- a CDS encoding long-chain fatty acid--CoA ligase, which codes for MFPSTMMDEELNLWDFLERAAALFGRKEVVSRLHTGEIHRTTYAEVYRRAKRLMRGLRALGVGEGDRVATLGFNHFRHLEAYFAVPGMGAVLHTANPRLSPKEIAYILNHAEDKVLLFDPNLLSLVEALRPELKTVRHFVVMDEKAPEGYLAYEEILGEEAEPHRVPERAACGMAYTTGTTGLPKGVVYSHRALVLHSLAASLFDGTALSERDVVLPVVPMFHVNAWCLPYAATLVGAKQVLPGPRLDPTSLVELFDGEGVTFTAGVPTVWLALADHLESTGHRLRTLRRLVVGGSAAPKSLIARFERMGIEVRQGYGLTETSPVVVQNFIKSHLEGLPEEEKLTLKAKTGLPIPLVRLRVADEEGRPVPRDGKRMGEIQLRGPWITRGYYQNEEASQRALTADGWFRTGDMAVWDEEGYVEIKDRLKDLIKSGGEWISSVDLENALMGHPKVKEAAVVAIPHPKWQERPLAVVVPRGEAPTPEELGAHLLQAGFAKWQLPDAYVFVEEIPRTSAGKFLKRALRERYKDYYGGV
- a CDS encoding ABC transporter substrate-binding protein, producing the protein MGRSWTKTSLLVLLATLGGSAFAQVIRVGVVGPMAFVQGEHTWYGATLAAEEINREGGVVVGGRAFRIELVRVDTNEITSVTDAATAVERAITAQRVDFLIGGFRSEAVLAMTEVAADYKKPFLITGAALDGILAGRVDRNYERFKYLFRVSPNKSSDLARTSLLLLGEVVQAMRQQLNLPKPKVAILAERAAWADPLVETASRLIAAPPPQGYGAEVVGVWRPSATATDVTPELTAIQRAQAQVIYTVLSGPVGVPFGRDWGRLKIPAAPVGINVEAQQETWLQATDGLGAYVATLNTLAPGVAITPKTLPFISNFQSRFKRFPIYTASGAYVALHLLKEAILRAGSLEAEAVVKALEATDHVGPSGRIVFDKVHDVTWGPGYTTGLGVQWVGNRMQAFWPRAWRAGDRVVGYAGVRPYQLPPWVVEAWRR
- a CDS encoding serine hydrolase domain-containing protein, encoding MRLWRLLALGMALLGLALAQVREGVDLGVLQAFKARLEAEVAQGRLPGAVVLVARNGQVVFHEAVGYLDPKARTPMAKEAIFRIYSMTKPLTSVLALQLVEEGRLFLTDPLALYLPEFREIRVGVERAGPEGRPVLELAPSQRPITLYDLLRHTSGITYGIFFDSLVKQEYRKVNADALDQTREEFLAKLARLPLQFQPGTLWEYGNSTDLLGHLLERVTGKSLAELMEERIFRPLGMVDSGFQVPPEKWGRVAEPPERDPFTGTPTPLPLNVREAPKRYSGGAGAVATAQDYHRFLQALLNGGEFGGRRILSRKGVELLTQDHLGPLYLPSLQRGAPYLPGFGYGFGLGVAVRLEDGGSPLPGSKGDYYWAGLFGTYFFVDPKERLIGVFMMQNPGGRTYYAGLFRNAVYASLR